A section of the Sporolituus thermophilus DSM 23256 genome encodes:
- a CDS encoding PhoH family protein encodes MEIQPDMEKRLSLSDTQEAMAVLGRNDEHLRIITEQFSSRIVARGNEIVITGDPGEVEQLDKLFRELLFFYREGNAITTHDVQYSIRLVKEGREKSLHEMYAETVLVTARGRQIKPKTVGQHRYLQAIRQNYITLGIGPAGTGKTYLAVAMAVFSLRNKEVERIILTRPAVEAGEKLGFLPGDLQEKVNPYLRPLYDALYDILGIDTFQKYMAKNIIEVAPLAYMRGRTLDDSFIILDEAQNTTPEQMKMFLTRMGFGSKIVVTGDVTQVDLPPGLCSGLKHAQTVLSGIPGIEIVHLSESDVVRHEIVGRIIRAYERYEQEK; translated from the coding sequence TTGGAGATCCAACCAGATATGGAGAAGCGGCTTAGTTTGAGCGATACTCAGGAAGCCATGGCGGTTTTAGGGCGCAATGACGAACACTTGCGCATTATTACCGAGCAGTTTTCCAGCCGTATCGTGGCCCGGGGGAATGAAATCGTTATCACCGGGGATCCCGGCGAAGTTGAGCAACTGGATAAGCTATTCCGGGAACTTTTATTCTTCTACCGCGAAGGCAACGCGATTACGACCCATGATGTACAATACAGCATTCGCCTTGTGAAAGAAGGACGGGAAAAGTCGCTCCACGAGATGTATGCGGAAACAGTTTTAGTCACTGCCCGGGGACGTCAAATTAAGCCGAAAACGGTAGGACAACACCGTTATCTGCAAGCTATTCGTCAAAATTACATCACGTTAGGAATAGGACCGGCCGGGACGGGGAAAACTTATTTAGCCGTAGCGATGGCAGTTTTTTCCTTGCGAAACAAGGAAGTAGAGCGGATAATTCTGACGCGTCCGGCTGTTGAAGCCGGTGAAAAACTAGGCTTTTTGCCTGGTGATTTGCAGGAAAAAGTCAACCCGTACCTTCGGCCGCTTTATGATGCCCTTTATGATATTCTTGGTATCGATACATTCCAGAAATATATGGCTAAAAACATTATTGAGGTGGCGCCTTTAGCCTACATGCGCGGACGCACCCTGGATGATTCCTTTATCATCCTTGATGAAGCCCAAAATACGACACCTGAACAAATGAAGATGTTTCTCACTAGAATGGGATTTGGATCCAAAATCGTTGTTACCGGGGATGTCACTCAGGTTGACCTGCCGCCTGGCCTTTGCTCCGGCTTGAAGCATGCGCAGACTGTTTTAAGCGGGATTCCTGGCATCGAAATTGTGCATTTGAGCGAAAGCGACGTAGTCAGGCATGAAATCGTAGGCCGTATTATTCGGGCCTATGAGCGCTACGAGCAGGAAAAGTGA
- a CDS encoding HD family phosphohydrolase, with amino-acid sequence MLSVNKRLRELFVQPASIYAKPIVRRIILGLAFFSLFMLILSADFIPDKVSLQVGQVSDRDVIAPRTVSYVDPVKTRQLEAEVLASVPNVYDLDVSVMTKAEENLAGIFRAARTVMADKNLNTADQRADKLHMLLPVPLSTSAVIGLVSLDETGLAKTEEYTRNILRKYFQRGIREDDLDMARKQVAIEAEELGLGANAETVVASIAQTLLRPNYILNVRETDKRKQAALASIEPVRLTVKKGQVLVRQGDIVTSEQIHAMEELGLYAGHVNELRIFGLAIFVITVMVIVLGYLYKFAPRIYQNDLYLVLLGLIILVTLLLGKAAHYYSDFAAPLAAGALLTAILIDTRLGLLVSIALSLLFGVIVDHDLRAVAAALVGSMAGVYSVSKMSHGYSLARAGLWIAAINFLVISSTGFIEQVDNVHVLTQGLLGVISGIASAVITTGLLPYLEHTFNITTPIKLLDLARPNHPLLQRLLLDAPGTYHHSILVGNLAETAADLVGADAVLARVGAYYHDIGKIRRPYFFVENQVGVENPHDKIAPSLSTLIVTSHIKDGVDLCRDYKLPQCVIDIVQQHHGTTLVSYFYKRAAENEHGDCIIEADFRYEGPRPQTKEAALVMLADACEAAVRSLSKPNVNRIEATVRKIIRERLYDGQLDDCNLTLRELNVIGDVFIRVLSSVFHKRIEYPDVKGLREEKTKSGNSNKQSPREDDLYAANGADGGSCIK; translated from the coding sequence ATGTTGTCAGTAAATAAACGATTGCGGGAACTATTTGTCCAGCCGGCAAGCATATATGCTAAGCCTATTGTTCGTCGGATAATCCTGGGGCTGGCTTTCTTTTCCCTTTTTATGCTCATTTTATCGGCTGACTTTATTCCGGATAAGGTATCATTACAGGTTGGCCAGGTAAGCGACCGCGATGTCATTGCCCCGCGTACAGTATCGTATGTTGATCCCGTCAAAACCCGGCAACTAGAAGCGGAAGTACTGGCAAGCGTGCCAAATGTGTATGATTTAGATGTGTCAGTCATGACCAAGGCTGAAGAAAACTTAGCAGGTATATTCCGGGCAGCCCGTACGGTTATGGCGGATAAAAATTTAAACACTGCTGACCAGCGTGCTGACAAGCTGCATATGCTTTTGCCGGTACCATTATCAACCAGTGCTGTTATCGGCTTAGTTAGTCTTGATGAGACCGGTCTAGCAAAAACGGAGGAATATACACGTAATATTCTACGCAAATATTTTCAGCGCGGTATTCGCGAAGACGATTTGGATATGGCGCGCAAACAGGTCGCCATCGAAGCGGAAGAACTGGGACTGGGTGCCAATGCTGAAACTGTTGTTGCCAGCATAGCCCAAACGCTGCTCCGGCCTAATTATATCCTGAACGTCCGGGAAACGGACAAACGTAAACAGGCGGCACTAGCCAGTATTGAGCCGGTGCGGCTAACGGTAAAAAAGGGCCAAGTTTTAGTCCGGCAGGGAGATATTGTAACTAGCGAACAAATTCATGCCATGGAAGAACTTGGGTTATACGCTGGTCATGTGAATGAGCTTCGGATCTTTGGTTTAGCCATATTTGTTATTACCGTGATGGTTATAGTTTTAGGCTATCTTTATAAATTTGCCCCGCGTATTTACCAAAACGATTTATATCTTGTTTTGCTCGGGTTGATTATTTTAGTTACGCTTCTACTGGGTAAAGCTGCCCATTATTATTCTGATTTTGCCGCGCCATTGGCGGCAGGTGCCTTATTGACGGCGATTCTGATTGATACCCGTTTAGGATTATTGGTTAGCATTGCTTTGTCCTTACTGTTTGGCGTAATTGTAGACCATGATCTGCGGGCTGTGGCCGCCGCGTTAGTTGGTAGTATGGCGGGCGTTTACAGTGTTTCAAAAATGTCTCATGGTTATAGTCTTGCTAGGGCTGGATTATGGATTGCCGCGATCAATTTTTTGGTTATCAGTTCAACCGGCTTCATTGAACAGGTCGATAATGTGCATGTACTAACCCAGGGCCTCTTGGGCGTGATCAGCGGTATTGCTTCGGCCGTTATCACTACCGGGCTATTGCCGTATCTGGAACATACCTTTAATATAACTACACCTATCAAACTCTTGGATTTGGCACGGCCTAACCATCCGCTCCTGCAGCGATTGCTGCTTGACGCGCCGGGCACATATCATCATAGTATTCTAGTGGGTAATCTCGCAGAAACGGCAGCTGACTTGGTAGGGGCCGACGCTGTTTTGGCTCGTGTTGGGGCCTATTATCATGATATTGGGAAAATCCGGCGCCCTTACTTTTTTGTTGAAAACCAGGTGGGTGTCGAAAATCCTCATGATAAGATTGCTCCCTCCCTAAGTACGCTTATTGTTACTTCACATATTAAAGATGGTGTTGATTTATGCCGCGACTATAAGCTGCCGCAGTGCGTCATCGATATTGTGCAGCAGCACCATGGTACAACGCTGGTATCTTATTTTTATAAGCGAGCTGCGGAAAATGAGCATGGCGATTGCATCATCGAAGCTGACTTTCGGTACGAGGGCCCGCGTCCGCAGACAAAAGAAGCGGCGCTTGTTATGCTCGCCGATGCCTGTGAAGCGGCAGTACGCTCCCTTTCAAAACCTAATGTCAACCGGATTGAGGCGACGGTGCGCAAGATAATCCGCGAGCGTCTCTATGACGGGCAGCTCGATGATTGCAATCTTACTCTCAGGGAGCTCAATGTTATCGGTGATGTTTTTATCCGCGTACTGTCCAGTGTTTTTCACAAGCGTATCGAGTACCCGGACGTAAAGGGGCTTAGAGAGGAGAAAACTAAAAGTGGAAATAGTAATAAGCAATCTCCAAGAGAAGATGATCTTTACGCCGCAAATGGAGCAGACGGTGGTAGCTGTATTAAATAA
- the ybeY gene encoding rRNA maturation RNase YbeY, whose amino-acid sequence MIFTPQMEQTVVAVLNKAAEVYGLSEQAEVSVVLVDDEYIRELNRQYRGKDAPTDVLSFALNEGDEPVVIDDPAEQLLGDIVISLETAARQAEEFGHGSERELAYLTVHGMLHLLGYDHETEEARVEMRQEEEYILSQLGITRD is encoded by the coding sequence ATGATCTTTACGCCGCAAATGGAGCAGACGGTGGTAGCTGTATTAAATAAAGCGGCTGAGGTTTATGGTCTTAGCGAGCAGGCGGAGGTCAGCGTTGTCTTGGTTGATGACGAATACATCCGTGAGCTAAATCGTCAATACCGGGGCAAAGACGCGCCAACGGACGTATTGTCTTTTGCCCTTAACGAGGGGGACGAGCCCGTTGTTATTGATGATCCGGCTGAACAGCTACTTGGTGATATTGTGATTTCTCTAGAAACTGCTGCCCGGCAAGCGGAGGAATTTGGGCATGGTTCGGAGCGTGAATTGGCATACTTAACCGTACATGGGATGCTTCATTTGCTGGGATATGATCATGAAACCGAAGAGGCGCGGGTCGAAATGCGGCAGGAGGAAGAATATATCCTTTCGCAGCTTGGTATCACCCGTGATTAA
- a CDS encoding diacylglycerol kinase family protein — protein MRSKSLLASFRYALAGLLYCLATQRNMRIHFTAGIVVLFFAWWLQFSATEFVLLLLTVTAVLVAEMLNTAVEKVVDLASPRRHPLAKTAKDVAAAAVLVTALASVAVGFILFYPRLFR, from the coding sequence ATGCGCAGTAAATCACTTCTTGCTTCGTTTCGTTATGCGCTTGCCGGCTTACTTTACTGCCTTGCTACTCAGCGCAATATGCGGATACATTTTACTGCCGGGATAGTGGTTTTGTTCTTCGCTTGGTGGCTTCAGTTTAGCGCCACGGAATTTGTCTTGCTCCTGTTGACAGTTACCGCTGTATTGGTAGCTGAAATGCTTAACACCGCCGTGGAAAAGGTGGTTGACCTAGCCTCACCGCGCCGCCATCCTTTGGCCAAGACGGCCAAGGATGTGGCCGCTGCCGCTGTTTTAGTGACGGCGCTTGCTTCGGTAGCAGTGGGATTTATCTTATTTTATCCCAGATTATTTCGGTGA
- a CDS encoding cytidine deaminase: MDELIAAASKARELAYTPYSRFQVGAALLAKSGRLYLGCNIENASYGLTICAERTAIFKAISEGERDFAALAVIANTNEPVTPCGACRQVMAEFGINRVILCTTNGQRREATLDELLPYAFSERFLTGDEA, from the coding sequence ATGGATGAACTGATTGCGGCGGCCAGTAAAGCGCGGGAGCTGGCCTATACTCCCTATTCCCGATTTCAGGTAGGCGCAGCCCTACTAGCCAAAAGTGGCCGTTTATACCTGGGGTGCAATATTGAAAATGCCTCTTATGGTCTGACCATTTGTGCAGAACGGACGGCCATTTTCAAAGCTATTTCCGAAGGTGAGCGTGATTTTGCGGCGTTAGCTGTTATTGCTAATACAAATGAGCCTGTTACTCCCTGTGGGGCGTGCCGGCAAGTGATGGCTGAATTTGGCATAAACAGAGTGATTTTATGCACTACTAACGGGCAACGGCGTGAAGCGACACTGGACGAACTGTTGCCTTATGCTTTTAGTGAAAGGTTTTTAACAGGAGATGAGGCTTAA
- the era gene encoding GTPase Era: protein MQKAGDYKSGFVAVIGRPNVGKSTLVNSLVGQKIAIMSDKPQTTRNRILCVLTLEDAQILFIDTPGIHKPKHRLGEYMVQAAETTLREVDVILFVVDATAEKGPGEQYILERLAKVKTPVILVVNKIDQILKPQVLPIIDQYAQLREFDAVVPISALEKINLDRLVDEVKKHLAPGPKYYPDDMVTDQPERLIIAELIREKALHLTREEIPHAIAVDIEEIVKRPNGDLYIRAVIYVERDSQKGIIIGAGGNMLKEIGRLARVDIEGLLGSKSYLDLWVKVKKDWRNRESILRSLGYE from the coding sequence ATGCAAAAAGCTGGGGACTATAAATCTGGTTTTGTCGCCGTAATCGGTCGGCCGAATGTCGGTAAATCTACCCTCGTTAACAGCCTGGTAGGTCAAAAAATTGCTATAATGTCGGATAAACCACAGACCACCCGTAACCGAATCTTGTGTGTCCTTACTCTTGAAGACGCGCAAATTTTGTTTATCGATACTCCAGGCATTCATAAACCTAAACACCGACTCGGCGAATATATGGTTCAAGCCGCGGAAACAACGCTCCGCGAAGTCGATGTCATTTTGTTTGTCGTAGACGCTACCGCCGAAAAAGGACCGGGAGAACAATATATTTTGGAACGGCTGGCAAAAGTGAAGACACCCGTAATCTTGGTCGTGAATAAAATAGATCAAATATTAAAACCGCAGGTATTGCCGATTATCGACCAATATGCGCAATTGCGGGAATTTGATGCGGTGGTCCCGATTTCCGCCCTGGAAAAAATCAATTTAGACCGCCTGGTTGACGAAGTGAAAAAACATCTCGCGCCTGGGCCGAAGTATTACCCGGACGATATGGTCACTGACCAGCCCGAGCGGCTAATTATCGCCGAACTTATCCGGGAAAAGGCGCTGCATTTGACGAGAGAAGAAATTCCGCACGCAATTGCCGTAGACATTGAAGAAATAGTAAAACGGCCTAACGGGGACTTGTACATCCGGGCGGTCATTTATGTTGAGCGGGATTCCCAAAAAGGTATTATTATCGGCGCCGGGGGAAACATGCTGAAGGAAATTGGTCGTTTAGCGCGTGTTGACATAGAGGGTCTATTAGGTTCCAAAAGCTATTTGGATTTGTGGGTAAAGGTGAAAAAAGACTGGCGCAATCGTGAAAGTATTCTACGTTCTCTCGGCTATGAGTAA
- a CDS encoding magnesium transporter, producing the protein MIAVTLAFTEVFVSELIGKLVIDKIGNRVGKVADILILPHASFPRVCGIEVMRPGGSVVVADNHIALLNKQIVSLDVLREDISNNPLPAGAIYLRRDLMDRQIVDINGAKVERINDLKLSQIHQEYRLLAVDIGVRGLVRRLGVERIFTSLARLFQKEIPEKLISWDYVEFITADLSSVKLSVSRRKLAELHPYDIAQIVSKLSAQDRTAIFQTFDNETAAETLVEMEADVQAAILEGMSKDRAADILEIMASDDAADVLNELPAEKAEEILQLMEDEDAAEVKELRNYDENEAGSLMTTEYIALSEQLTADETISKLRELAPEAETIYYIYVVDDEEHLTGVLSLRELIIARPETQLRSIMHSKIMAVQDTAPVEDAIGIIRKYDLLAVPVVANNGKLVGIITVDDVIDAVLPQRRRKLLKFA; encoded by the coding sequence GTGATAGCCGTGACCTTGGCCTTTACCGAAGTGTTTGTCAGCGAGCTTATTGGCAAACTTGTCATTGATAAAATTGGCAATCGGGTAGGCAAGGTTGCGGACATCCTGATTTTACCACATGCTTCTTTTCCTCGGGTATGCGGAATTGAAGTTATGCGTCCGGGGGGGAGCGTGGTTGTTGCTGATAATCACATCGCTCTTTTAAACAAGCAGATTGTGTCATTAGATGTGCTCCGTGAGGATATTTCAAACAATCCTTTGCCTGCCGGAGCAATATATTTGCGTCGCGATTTAATGGATCGTCAGATTGTGGATATTAATGGCGCGAAGGTAGAGCGCATCAATGATTTAAAATTAAGTCAAATCCACCAGGAATACCGGCTATTGGCTGTGGATATCGGCGTAAGGGGGCTGGTGCGCCGTCTAGGCGTGGAACGAATATTTACTTCTCTGGCGCGCTTATTTCAAAAAGAAATACCAGAAAAGCTAATTTCCTGGGATTATGTGGAGTTTATTACCGCTGATTTATCTTCGGTTAAGCTGTCTGTTTCGCGGCGTAAGCTGGCGGAGCTTCATCCCTATGATATTGCGCAGATTGTCAGTAAACTGAGCGCTCAGGATCGCACTGCCATTTTCCAGACCTTTGATAATGAAACGGCGGCGGAAACACTGGTCGAAATGGAGGCAGATGTCCAGGCGGCTATACTGGAAGGGATGAGTAAGGACCGTGCCGCCGATATTTTAGAAATTATGGCTTCGGATGACGCCGCCGATGTCCTGAATGAGCTGCCGGCCGAGAAAGCGGAGGAAATCCTGCAATTGATGGAGGATGAGGACGCTGCCGAGGTTAAGGAGCTAAGAAACTATGACGAAAACGAAGCCGGAAGTTTGATGACGACCGAATACATTGCCCTGTCAGAACAGCTTACGGCGGACGAAACAATAAGTAAATTGCGGGAATTGGCGCCGGAAGCGGAGACGATCTACTATATTTATGTGGTAGATGATGAAGAACATCTGACGGGTGTATTGTCTTTGCGCGAGCTTATTATTGCCAGGCCGGAGACTCAGCTCCGCAGCATCATGCATAGCAAAATTATGGCGGTGCAAGATACAGCGCCGGTTGAGGATGCGATCGGCATTATTCGCAAGTACGACCTGCTTGCTGTACCGGTCGTGGCTAATAACGGTAAATTAGTTGGCATCATAACGGTTGATGATGTGATTGACGCCGTCTTGCCGCAGCGGCGGCGCAAGCTTTTAAAATTTGCCTAA
- a CDS encoding DUF502 domain-containing protein — MKWISKNFIRGLIVVVPIAITILVVLQIFNLAEKLLGRHLPIHFPGLPLIAVFLLIVLVGWLSSYWVLKRLLELGDRLLGAIPFVKFIYNSVKQLSTAMLESQQLFKQAVLVPYPHPGVKALGFIMPELSEPLVEKVGADNVCVFVPMSLNLTSGFNIIVPKRDIILLDITSESALQYILTAGAVMPRRPDN, encoded by the coding sequence ATGAAGTGGATTTCTAAAAATTTCATTCGCGGATTGATTGTAGTGGTCCCCATCGCCATTACAATTCTGGTAGTATTGCAAATATTTAATTTAGCAGAAAAACTGCTGGGCCGTCATCTGCCAATTCATTTCCCCGGTCTGCCGCTCATTGCCGTTTTTTTACTGATAGTCCTCGTAGGTTGGTTATCTTCCTACTGGGTTTTAAAACGGCTCTTGGAATTAGGCGATCGTCTGCTTGGGGCCATTCCCTTCGTGAAGTTTATTTATAACAGTGTAAAACAACTGTCCACGGCAATGCTTGAGTCGCAGCAGCTTTTTAAGCAGGCTGTGCTTGTGCCCTATCCCCATCCAGGCGTCAAGGCACTGGGTTTTATCATGCCTGAACTGTCTGAACCGCTCGTAGAAAAAGTCGGTGCCGACAATGTTTGTGTCTTTGTTCCCATGAGTCTCAACCTGACTTCAGGTTTTAATATAATCGTGCCGAAGCGGGATATAATACTTTTAGACATAACAAGTGAAAGTGCTTTACAATATATATTAACCGCTGGCGCCGTCATGCCACGCCGGCCAGATAATTAA
- a CDS encoding hemolysin family protein codes for MAAEFSLVKIRKTRLEELAHQGNGRAKLALKVVSGFDTYLGATQLGITLASLALGWLGEPAVASLLEPLVFRYFPGSTWLLHTITIMLGFTIITFLHIVIGELVPKSLAIQKVESIALFSVWPLYIFHKIGYPIIILFNKAAKGILAVMGIKAANEADLAHSEEELRMIVSASHRGGVLDQMESELIDNVFDFADRLAREVMVPRQDMVCLFVDDSFEENMRIVRETGHTRYPLCVEDKDHVIGMVHIRDLMDLDMCSTEEKDLRSIMREILVVPEGMSVAKLLQFMRRKRTHMAIVIDEYGGTAGLVALEDVIEEIVGDIQDEHDDEEDVEVRRLADGTYEFDGRVLLDDVTELLNIRLEEHDEDTIGGYIFGMLGRRPEVGDKISIGDYKFEVLQVNGFRVVRVKAVPLESQRMAIAE; via the coding sequence GTGGCAGCCGAGTTTTCGTTGGTAAAAATTCGTAAAACCCGTTTGGAAGAGCTTGCTCACCAGGGAAACGGGCGGGCTAAATTGGCGTTAAAAGTCGTTTCGGGGTTTGACACCTATCTTGGCGCAACGCAACTGGGAATTACGCTGGCATCACTTGCCCTCGGCTGGCTTGGGGAACCGGCAGTGGCTTCGCTACTAGAGCCTTTGGTTTTTCGTTACTTTCCCGGTTCAACCTGGCTTCTGCATACGATAACCATCATGCTAGGTTTTACCATTATTACGTTTCTCCACATCGTGATAGGAGAACTTGTGCCCAAATCACTTGCTATCCAAAAGGTAGAAAGTATAGCTCTATTTTCCGTTTGGCCGCTCTATATTTTTCATAAAATCGGCTATCCTATTATTATCTTGTTTAATAAAGCGGCTAAAGGCATTCTTGCCGTTATGGGCATCAAGGCGGCTAACGAGGCTGATTTAGCGCACTCGGAAGAAGAATTGCGCATGATCGTAAGTGCGAGTCACCGAGGCGGCGTCCTCGACCAAATGGAAAGCGAATTGATTGATAATGTATTTGATTTCGCCGACCGGCTGGCCCGCGAAGTAATGGTGCCGAGGCAGGACATGGTTTGCCTTTTTGTCGATGATTCTTTTGAGGAAAACATGCGTATCGTTCGCGAAACAGGTCACACGCGTTATCCTTTGTGTGTGGAGGACAAGGACCATGTCATTGGGATGGTCCATATTCGCGATCTTATGGATCTGGATATGTGCAGTACCGAGGAAAAGGATCTCAGGTCAATCATGCGGGAAATTCTCGTGGTCCCCGAAGGAATGTCGGTGGCTAAGTTGCTCCAGTTTATGCGACGCAAGCGTACCCATATGGCCATTGTTATCGACGAATACGGGGGTACGGCTGGATTAGTGGCGCTTGAGGATGTAATCGAAGAAATTGTCGGTGATATTCAGGATGAACATGATGACGAGGAGGATGTAGAAGTTCGTCGTTTGGCCGATGGCACCTATGAATTTGACGGGCGGGTATTATTGGACGATGTGACCGAGCTATTAAACATCCGTTTGGAAGAACACGATGAAGATACCATCGGGGGCTACATTTTTGGCATGTTGGGCCGACGCCCGGAAGTAGGGGACAAGATTAGTATAGGCGATTATAAGTTCGAAGTTCTGCAAGTAAACGGTTTTCGCGTTGTCCGCGTAAAGGCTGTGCCGCTCGAATCCCAAAGAATGGCTATTGCTGAATAA
- a CDS encoding YqzL family protein, producing the protein MWEIFRSTGDIRAYLIYRECQFRNTLSPETSHD; encoded by the coding sequence ATGTGGGAAATCTTCCGGAGTACCGGAGATATACGGGCTTACTTAATCTACCGCGAGTGTCAGTTCCGTAACACGTTAAGTCCTGAAACATCACACGACTAA
- the recO gene encoding DNA repair protein RecO → MTQEYSAEAILLTVRDCGTVDRMVTLFSRQYGKITAVAFGARRPKSSFAGCLQPFSHVDLLLARNRGGECIRQCEIIHGHRKLREELPRMVYATLVAEIVTELWPENEADSDVFELLVDVLFTLEERNPRVAAIAAAWQLLALAGFAPEYRRCVACGSVISLPAHFNIGAGGVMCPACGGSQTNFTEGQANLLAKFLTLDFRSPGRFTVNAAVLAELEKLLGQCLFYHLEKELKTWAFIQRFEQPGKG, encoded by the coding sequence ATGACGCAAGAATATTCTGCTGAGGCCATCCTGTTGACCGTCCGTGATTGCGGAACGGTCGACAGGATGGTCACGCTGTTTTCCCGGCAATATGGCAAAATTACGGCAGTTGCCTTTGGGGCCAGACGGCCCAAAAGCAGTTTTGCTGGTTGCCTTCAACCTTTTTCTCATGTTGATTTATTATTAGCACGTAACCGGGGTGGCGAATGTATCCGGCAGTGTGAAATAATTCATGGGCACCGTAAACTGCGGGAAGAACTGCCGCGCATGGTTTATGCAACCCTTGTTGCTGAAATTGTAACCGAACTTTGGCCGGAAAACGAAGCAGATTCTGATGTTTTTGAACTGCTGGTAGATGTATTGTTTACACTGGAAGAGCGTAATCCCCGCGTAGCGGCCATTGCCGCCGCTTGGCAGCTTCTGGCCTTGGCGGGGTTTGCCCCCGAGTACCGAAGATGTGTTGCCTGCGGTTCGGTTATTTCTCTACCCGCCCATTTCAATATTGGGGCCGGAGGGGTAATGTGCCCTGCCTGTGGTGGCTCGCAGACCAACTTTACGGAAGGACAGGCTAATTTGCTAGCCAAGTTTCTGACATTGGATTTTAGGAGCCCTGGTCGATTTACCGTGAATGCTGCTGTCTTGGCGGAGTTGGAGAAATTGCTAGGGCAGTGCTTATTTTACCATCTGGAAAAGGAACTAAAGACATGGGCCTTTATCCAGCGGTTCGAGCAACCCGGTAAGGGATAA
- a CDS encoding DUF4342 domain-containing protein — translation MEITLEKIDIIRERTGVSYREAKEVLERNGGNVIEALIELESKKESTWAEEFSVRSAEVIDKVKELIYEGNVTKIRIKHDGRTLVDIPVTLGTIGAVVLPQLAALGVLVAVFKRCTIEVVRNETSREAADSSRTEAQDNAQTERIDKGML, via the coding sequence GTGGAAATTACGCTTGAAAAAATTGACATCATTCGCGAGCGGACCGGCGTTTCCTACCGCGAAGCCAAAGAAGTCCTAGAGCGCAATGGCGGTAATGTCATCGAGGCATTGATTGAATTGGAAAGCAAAAAAGAAAGCACTTGGGCGGAGGAGTTTTCTGTCCGCTCAGCGGAAGTAATTGACAAAGTAAAAGAATTAATCTATGAAGGTAACGTAACCAAAATCCGGATCAAGCATGACGGTCGCACGCTTGTTGATATTCCGGTTACTTTAGGGACCATCGGCGCTGTTGTTTTGCCGCAGCTTGCCGCTTTAGGCGTACTGGTGGCTGTGTTTAAGCGGTGCACCATTGAAGTCGTTCGTAACGAAACCAGTCGAGAAGCGGCCGATTCTTCCCGAACCGAAGCGCAGGACAATGCTCAGACCGAACGTATTGATAAAGGAATGCTGTAA
- the glyQ gene encoding glycine--tRNA ligase subunit alpha, which yields MTFQDIILTLQNFWAEQKCIIQQPYDVEKGAGTMNPATFLRALGPEPWNVAYVEPSRRPADGRYGDNPNRLFQHHQYQVIMKPSPANIQELYLESLARLGIDPDKHDIRFVEDNWESPTLGAWGLGWEVWLDGMEITQFTYFQQVGSIDVKPVSVEITYGLERLAMYIQGKENVFEIEWVDGITYGDVFHRNEVEHSHYNFELADTSLLFQLFEMYEKEAIRIIEKGFVLPAYDYVLKCSHTFNLLDARGAISVSERTSFIGRVRNMARLCAQAYLEQREKLGYPLLKGGCNNG from the coding sequence ATGACATTTCAAGACATTATTTTAACCCTGCAAAACTTTTGGGCTGAACAAAAATGCATAATTCAACAGCCTTATGACGTGGAGAAGGGGGCAGGAACCATGAATCCTGCTACTTTCTTACGTGCACTTGGTCCTGAGCCATGGAACGTAGCGTATGTGGAACCATCACGCCGGCCGGCTGATGGGCGTTACGGCGATAATCCCAACCGGTTATTTCAGCATCACCAGTACCAGGTAATCATGAAGCCGTCGCCGGCCAATATCCAGGAATTATATCTTGAGAGTCTAGCTCGTCTCGGCATAGACCCGGATAAGCATGATATCCGGTTTGTGGAGGATAACTGGGAATCGCCTACCCTTGGGGCTTGGGGGCTGGGCTGGGAGGTTTGGCTTGACGGCATGGAGATTACCCAGTTCACTTATTTCCAGCAAGTGGGAAGCATTGACGTCAAACCGGTTTCAGTGGAAATTACGTATGGGCTTGAGCGCTTGGCCATGTATATCCAGGGCAAGGAAAATGTATTTGAAATTGAATGGGTTGATGGCATTACTTACGGCGATGTCTTTCATCGGAATGAAGTTGAACATTCCCACTACAACTTTGAGCTGGCTGATACTAGTTTGCTGTTCCAGTTATTTGAGATGTATGAAAAAGAGGCTATTCGCATCATCGAAAAAGGCTTTGTACTGCCGGCTTATGACTATGTTTTGAAATGTTCGCATACATTCAACCTTTTAGATGCGCGCGGCGCTATCAGCGTAAGTGAGCGGACGAGTTTTATCGGGCGGGTACGCAATATGGCGCGGCTGTGCGCGCAGGCCTATTTGGAGCAGCGCGAAAAATTAGGTTATCCACTCCTCAAAGGAGGATGCAATAATGGCTAA